One part of the Humulus lupulus chromosome 9, drHumLupu1.1, whole genome shotgun sequence genome encodes these proteins:
- the LOC133799744 gene encoding uncharacterized protein LOC133799744 yields MPNYVKFMKDVLTRKRRLGEFEIMALSKECSSFLLDKLPPKLKDPGSFTIPCTIGDTYCGMALCNLGARFNLMSMSVFKQFGIGEVRPTTVTLQLVDRSLAHQDGKIEDVLVRVEKFIFPADFIVLDYEADREMPIILGRPFLATGRTLIEVQKG; encoded by the coding sequence ATGCCtaactatgtgaaattcatgaaagatGTTCTTACAAGGAAGAGAAGGTTAGGAGAGTTTGAAATCATGGCTCTATCCAAAGAGTGTAGTTCATTTCTGCTAGACAAGTTGCCACCAAAGTTGAAGGATCCTGGGAGTTTCACTATTCCTTGTACTATTGGAGATACTTATTGTGGGATGGCTTTATGCAATCTGGGTGCCAGGTTTAACTTGATGTCAATGTCTGTTTTCAAGCAATTTGGGATTGGAGAAGTTAGGCCTACTACAGTTACTCTTCAACTTGTAGATAGATCTCTTGCTCATCAGGATGGGAAGATTGAAGATGTATTGGTGAGGGTAGAAAAATTCATATTCCCTGCTGATTTTATTGTGCTAGACTATGAGGCGGATAGAGAGATGCCCATTATCTTGGGGAGGCCATTTCTTGCGACAGGAAGAACTTTAATAGAAGTGCAGAAGGGGTAG